A genomic window from Corticium candelabrum chromosome 8, ooCorCand1.1, whole genome shotgun sequence includes:
- the LOC134182795 gene encoding uncharacterized protein LOC134182795, with amino-acid sequence MASSTPRSRKKTALNKSIKMKFEVEVHEVTVAISRTISAYVMLSVGRKARVASTSPAAVTKSDSGFSATWSKQDHLAMIVNMQPAKHDQQFDKKDFKFTLRHAIGEEKVMKTLASCKLDVSQLASNSKLQRLTLDMTPAGSLEDGIKSVKLDVSALCQPLQTVALQSETSTVTADDDLSDIEVSSDPHTIEVSDMPISLPSDSNQQLPKSTSSQINYKPRNSPQPVKRSAWNAAGRGSSSNKQREDGAFEFKGNYDPLGLLTVQLIGASYLALSTGCSPVGVYCVLTINGGLTTVRSPLCVYQPDSLSPIVWKQSQPLRFYANRSRHLFVLCRCGTELRSEANTEQYSNIVDMAETGQTAWTDQCVGAASQPLMSVNLGNCKLGEEISLKADIVESQERDQSNDVLIPLEPKGNVQINSRFFVLPYRHPVSARGRLTITNARDLLLEDSNSVSCFVRIDGKQQGSTKPVDTCGLLGWADEPVEFLLSNAVDVEIHLWSSKIAGAASWCAFGVFPLAACLYQKGSTRKPPRVESLDQCVTVHEYCECTSRLLLEPKGYLDIKLQLNPSQCPFLSIGDQAAASPRTTRKSLPHVGLSTEGRLQVVRTNYETSVGRPLQNLPEEMEEGVTDKGKLTWSDMLQLLKDRVELRQENDYLRESLTTIKTELAFSEFQQEKIAIENRQLKAQILAERQKTLSLAQKTTKMELREALTASMTDTPKIQ; translated from the exons ATGGCATCTTCTACTCCTcggtctagaaagaagacagcGCTAAACAAATCTATCAAAATGAAATTTGAGGTTGAGGTTCATGAAGTTACTGTTGCAATATCTCGTACAATTTCTGCATACGTCATGCTGTCAGTTGGACGGAAGGCAAGAGTTGCGAGCACAAGTCCAGCTGCAGTGACTAAATCCGACAGTGGATTTTCAGCAACATGGAGTAAGCAGGATCATCTTGCTATGATTGTCAATATGCAGCCTGCAAAACATGATCAACAATTTGACAAGAAAGATTTTAAATTTACATTGAGACACGCGATTGGAGAAGAGAAAGTGATGAAAACGCTTGCAAGCTGCAAGCTGGATGTTTCTCAGCTGGCATCAAATTCCAAGTTGCAGAGACTCACACTGGACATGACACCAGCAGGAAGTCTAGAAGACGGAATTAAATCTGTAAAACTAGATGTATCTGCATTGTGTCAACCGCTGCAGACAGTCGCCTTGCAGAGCGAAACGTCAACTGTGACTGCAGATGATGATCTGAGTGATATAGAAGTCag CTCGGATCCTCACACTATAGAGGTATCAGACATGCCCATCTCTCTTCCATCTGACTCTAATCAACAACTACCTAAATCTACTTCAAGTCAAATTAACTACAAACCAAGAAACAGTCCTCAACCAGTTAAACGATCGGCATGGAATGCAGCTGGCAGGGgtagcagcagcaacaaacagagagaagaCGGAGCATTTGAATTTAAGGGAAACTATGATCCATTAGGTCTTCTTACTGTCCAGCTGATTGGTGCTAGCTATCTTGCTCTTTCCACTGGCTGTTCTCCTGTTGGCGTTTATTGTGTTCTGACAATCAATGGTGGACTGACAACAGTCAGGTCTCCTTTGTGTGTCTATCAACCTGACTCTCTGTCTCCTATTGTGTGGAAACAGTCACAACCGTTACGCTTTTATGCCAATCGGTCTCgacatttgtttgttctctGTCGATGTGGTACTGAATTAAGAAGTGAAGCAAACACAGAGCAATACAGCAATATAGTAGACATGGCAGAGACAGGGCAGACAGCATGGACGGATCAATGTGTTGGAGCTGCTAGTCAGCCGTTGATGTCTGTCAATCTTGGCAATTGCAAGTTAGGAGAAGAGATAAGTCTGAAAGCAGACATTGTGGAAAGTCAAGAGAGAGATCAATCAAATGATGTGCTCATTCCATTAGAACCTAAAGGAAATGTTCAAATTAATTCCAGATTTTTTG TTCTTCCTTACCGCCATCCAGTGTCTGCTCGTGGCCGATTAACAATTACAAATGCTCGTGACCTCCTTCTGGAAGATTCCAACAGTGTATCCTGTTTTGTTAGAATTGATGGGAAACAACAG GGCTCTACTAAACCCGTTGATACTTGTGGTCTCTTGGGATGGGCAGATGAGCCAGTAGAATTTCTTCTCAGCAATGCTGTGGATGTGGAAATACATCTCTGGTCTTCCAA AATTGCTGGAGCTGCCAGTTGGTGTGCATTTGGAGTGTTTCCTCTTGCTGCTTGCCTCTATCAGAAAGGAAGCACCAGGAAACCACCACGTGTTGAATCCCTCGATCAGTGTGTAACAGTTCATGAGTACTGTGAATGCACAAGTCGATTATTGTTAGAGCCGAAG GGGTATCTTGATATCAAGCTGCAACTAAACCCTTCACAGTGTCCATTTTTGTCAATTGGTGACCAAGCAGCTGCTAGTCCACGGACAACGAGAAAAAG TTTGCCACATGTTGGACTTTCAACAGAAGGAAGGTTGCAG GTTGTCCGCACAAATTATGAGACTTCGGTAGGCAGGCCACTTCAAAACCTACCAGAAGAGATGGAAGAGGGAGTAACAGATAAAG GAAAATTAACATGGTCAGACATGCTCCAACTACTCAAAGATCGAGTAGAATTAAGGCAAGAG AACGATTACCTCCGAGAATCACTCACGACTATAAAGACAGAGTTGGCATTTAGTGAATTTCAACAAGAGAAGATTGCCATTGAGAACAG GCAGCTGAAAGCTCAGATACTGGCAGAACGTCAAAAAACACTGTCTCTGGCGCAAAAGACAACTAAAATGGAACTGCGAGAAGCTCTGACAGCATCCATGACAGATACTCCcaaaatacaataa